The segment cgaatattgagaagaataatatccaaaatttctattaaaattttaactttaaaactaaatacaaaaattaatgaatttaaatttagaatttaaaataataaattaataacacaattaaaatccaaaagttaGAACTCACTTATCTtaagtattaaaataaaaataaaaatttagaatcaaaactaaaataaataataaaaattagattaaatataaagatatcaataaaataagatattataatgaagtTCCTTAAATGAAATAATGGCTTAAATCATaaccatgtaaaatataagatttgaatatccattcccatgtgaaatatcaacattgattatttaaattgattaactAAGTCAAAATTGCAATTTgtgtttttcttctttcaactcaaataaaaataaaatattgaaacaaaacaataatataaaaatagaataattagttgACACGAGATTATTATTAAGTATATGTAAATATGCAAGTAGACGATTACAAAATAGGGTGTAGTTTTTGATCAACTAATTAGTTGATCCTACTGCAGGTTCTATCTATAATCTGCTTAACTAACATACAAATATAAGGCACTCTAATACTTTTTTGCACATAAAATATCTAAAAGTCACACCTGAATTCGGATTCAGAGCACATACGGTGTCAATTGCATATTGATCAATATCATCCTTATTCGCTGCTGCAATGCCTCCCACAAGCATTCGTAGAGGTAGGAGCTAGTCATTATGTGCCTTCTGCAAATTGTTCTTGGACCGCAATCTAGTGTAGTTGATTTTTCCTGTTCCATTTGCCACCAGTCAAAACATAAAAGAGCAATTGCCACACAAAAAGAAATCATCAAAACGATATCCAGAAAAACAATATACAGTTAAAttatgagaatgcagaaaatacAAAATGATACCGCTGTTCTTAGATCCCACAACATTACTTTCCCATCATAAGATGAAGAAAGTAAATAAAGAGGAAACGTATTGTGCCACTTGCAAGCTGGAATCCAATAACTATGTGACGAGAACTGAAACACAAGTGTCGATGTTCCTTGAAAAGTAGAAAAAAAGTTTCAAGTGAGATGGAGTTTTAGTGGTTTCATGTGCCTACACATGCAacaagaaggagaaaaagaagcgaaaagaaaaaaatgaaagcaACCTAAGAAATAGTATCCTTTTACCTTTTTTTCTCAGATGAACAAAAATGGTACATCCAAAAATGGAACATCCAAACATCAAATTAACAATAATGATTATGACAAAGAGCTCATTCaactaatttgatataatttaatcaattaattcaatagtcaattaacaatattaactattgtggttaaaatgctaaaatttatatttttaaaatatataaattctaataataaaattcaaatcaGCATTTTGATAGAGTCAACAATACTAACTGATTGAACTAACAaataacaattaaattaaattatgtcaaatcaaagtataaggattaaatattaaattttagcaTGATAGAGGAGAAAACTATAATTTGACCATTTTATTggttatttcaatttaatttcaatttattcaaataaatttatattttaaactatttatacattatttatattttaaaatttagaaaactaaatttttatttttttattttataactaatttcttttacaaatataaaaataaaaattatttaaattagtaaaaaattaaaatactttatataaatatattttaaaaactaaTTAATCAAATGTATACAACGTTAACTAGTGCTAAGAAGTGGTATTtacctcacatagcaaagatcttTTAGTTTGCACCATATCATTAAAAATAAGTTCAAATCACAAATGATCAACACAAGCAGCATACTTCTTGATGCCATTTCTATCTACCTAATCctcattaatatattttatatatttcttatgcatCATGTTCTTTGTTTTTTTCCATTACTTTATACTATGTTTTATTACAATCTATGCTAATACGATATGAATGAGACTTAGTTTGCAACAAGAGGACAAGCATGGATGTAGCCAAATCATCTAGCAGATCATAAAATATGGGACTACAGTACAAATTCTATTTAATAGAATTATACTGAAGATGGATATTCTTGAAGAAAAAAAAGGCTTCTTAACAATATAAACCAAAAAGAAACTTACCCTGGGCAGTTCCAATGAATGCTAAGCAGCAGTTTAGAAATGCATTCAGCAAACAGAAGAAGTTTATGAGATTATCATAAAGCAGACAATGGAAATGATGCATGGAATTCTCAAAATTTGGCGCATACCTTCCAGTACTATATGCAGGTGATTCAATACCTTTTTGAACACCTTCACACAGTCTAATGTCTTCCATCTGTGTATTTTCCTTGGTTATTAAATAGGTTTTGGAGGTTGCTGGATTAACAGTAAATTTTGAGCATACAAACAAAACCAGAGATTATTTGCTAGTACCTAAACTTTTTCACTATCCGCTAGACTTCTCTCAATGAAAGCTTTGTCATCCTAAGGCCAAAACAAGAGCTCGGTTAAATAGGAACCATATTACCAATACATGGAAAATGAAATGAGTTACAGAATACATGTCACACAGAAAATCTTCTctataataaaatagaaaaatggtTGAATTCTACAGACTGCAATTATGGCTAAAAAGTAGAAAACATCAATATTATGTAAGAGGAACTTTCAAACCCAGGTTAATGTCAGCATCCCACACACGCATGCACTTTGAAATGCccaacatacataaacacaacaTTTGAGAGGCTAATGCATATGAAGCCAAGCATAAGTCTCCTCTAAAACAACATTACCTATTATTAACCTTTTATAATCTAAAACTTACGCAAAAATAGAAGCATGTATCTAGTATATGTGCAGAATTCAGAGCTCAAGACATAGAGGTCCAGTAAAGGATTTTGTGGTATATATATGCCTTCACTACTCTTCACATAGACATATTCTTTGCATTTAATATTTTCCATCCAAAAGTTGAAGGAGCTTTacacctaaaccattcaatgataaCCAACAACACTAGATAGTTTCAAGAAAGTTCAATTTGGAATTAGAACAATTCTCAAGGTGCCTTATTTATAAATGTTAGTTTTAGTTTCTATAATCTATATTATTAACAACACTTAAGTTATTGAGCCCACGAAGATTATATACTGTCAATCTAATGAAAAGAAGCCGAATGGTTTCTTTATGCAGGATAAGATCAAAGCCGTGATCAAAACagttttttaaacaaaatattttcataattcaCAGCTTTATGTGCAGAATCTTTTACATTTTAAGCAAACGCCTAATTATATTTTCACCAATACAAAATCAGACTTTTTTTTTGACAAAACGAAATCAAATATTTGATACAGGGAAAAGAGACAATTATGTATATGCATGTGTGACTGAGGGCAGGTGAACAATGGTTGATGCAATCATCATTCTCCAAGTACATATTGTGCATAGAGAAGCACATAGACATGGCTGCAGAGTGACACTCAGTATCTGTAATCAAAATGCTACTATTTTCTTTATCTGGGATAATATGGTGCATGCATTAGATGGTTGTTTTACTCGGAATTACGGTATCCTTCCTTTTATTCTTGAACAAATAACAACAACATCAGGAAATATGTCATCCTTCGCCTACCCTTGGAACAGTAGATGGAAGAAGCAGAGTCCTTTAAGATGAATATAAACAACATTCTCTTTTTACATGATGCATTTATCCTTTCTTTAATAGTTGCAAGTGTCATAATTTACCTTGCTCAAATTATCTAGCTTATAGgtacaaaataaaatttattcactTGCTTACTACTATGCATTGTGAATACTATGTTTTCACATGTTTGATATTCTAAAACTACAATGAGCATATAAtatcatataataaataaaattacctTAAAAGAAGCTTCAAGCATGTCCGTATTACATTACAAGCCAAACAAATAGCATTTTAATCTTAAATATAACTAGCAGAAAGGTCAGACCGAAGCATACTGAGGTGGTATATGAATCAAGTGAAAGACCAGATGCAAGGCCTTTGTGTGCAAATGGCACATGGTAACCACCATCCAAGTAGTTGTCGCAGAATACCTGTaagtaaaaaaaacaaaatacaaCTAGCCATCTCCATGTATGTTCAGCAAGCTTTGGACAACAATCATATAATCATTAACATGGAGAATATGCAATTTAATATTCAAGACAACATAATGTCGTTAGTGCTagtgataataataattaatgcTTTATCAGAAGACAAAGCATACAGACAGCATCATTAAAGCTACAAGTAAACTCTATATATCATTTAGGTATTATCATAAAAAGCTAAGAGCAAGAAATTAAATTGAAGGAGCTTCCATTAACCACAGAGACGCACCTTCCAATTACATTCTATGATGTACTCAAGTCGACAAACATAAGTTAGTGTGGTATCAACTCCATTAAGGCTAAATAATTCAGAGGAGCTACCAAGCCATTCACTTGCAACGTTGTCAGTATCAATATTATCCTTTTGTAAAATCTCATTGTCCATATTAAGAAAAACAAATGGTCCCCAAGTAGCAACTTTAATAGCTACAAGTCCAAAAATCCTATcatcaatcaatgaataaaaatAGCAGGATCATGATGTCTGTCAAGACAAAATATGTAATGCCTTAATCTAAACCTGATAGAAAAAACTATGATCTACTAACACAACCTAAAGGAATTTGATTTAAGCAACTTGATAACCATTTCATTCGGGAagccaaaatttttttatttttaagataatAAAGAACTAAAACGAATGCACAGTCATTTTCAAGCAGACACCCACTCCTCATCAATATGTACTTTTGTAAgtgaaaaatgaataaaaatgccAAAAAAGGCAAAGGTGCAAATCTTGTACCATAGAATTTCTACTCTAAATCATTATGCAACTAAATTACAGCCAAAATTTTCATGCTATGCCTTCACATTTTTCCAGAGAGAAATTTTATAAGAATTTTTGAACTAAAACTATTTTCTTATTTTCACATATTGCCTCTTAAAAAAAGAACGTACCTTCTTGTCAACATAATCAGCCTAGAATCTAGCAATAGCTTTTTGGTAAGGGTCAGAAGGGAGCAAAGGAGCTTTGTCATGCCTTACCTCATCGATGTACTGAACCTGAATGAGCGACTTACAAACAGGTTTACCGTTATGGATAAGAACAGGGATTTTCTTATAAACAGGGTTCGTCTGCAGCAGTAAAGCACTCTTGTTCCACAAGTCTTCTTCCTTGTATACATACTTTATCCCTTTCCCAGCCAAAGCAATCCTGGATCTCATCCCAAACATACTTGGCCAGAAATCCAGCAGTACTACTTCCTCTGCCATTCTTTTGATCTAAAGATtcaaaaactaaaactaaaatcttgggtttgttcttttctctctctgATTCTGAACTGAAGGGGTATAAGTATGTATATTTATAGGCAAAAAAAGGGTAAGAGTCCTACTTCTTTCCTGACATAATCACATAAATCAAATGAATctggagaaagagaaaaagaaattttCTCTCGCGAAAACCCCAGATATTTTCATTTTTCTAAAAGTTTATTTCCGTTGATAAATATGCTAGAACCTCAcatatattaaaagaaaaagaaacaaaaaaaatgttaatCTTGCATTCTTTACTATCTTCTTACTTTATATCAGCATTTACTGAGACAAAAGCCTACACAAATCAAGCATCTTCGACATCAattacaaataaaagaaaaataagatcgatcaaaattcaaataaaaatcaaCTATAAGCATGAATTACTCGAATATTTACCTCTTCTCCAATATTGACAGAAACTCTAGATGTTGAAATACCTGGCCGAATCGCTTTCCCTAATACctgaaaaaaattgaatttttttttaaatataagggCTTTACTTAAACGAAGAACTATTAAAAAAAACTTATGGATTTGGGTGAAATTTAGGGATTAGGAAAAATATAGAGAATTAGAGAAATCTATTTTGGGGTTTTGCTGGAAATGGCTAAACGTTTAGGATATCTGTTTTGGGATTTTGGGGGAAATGGCTAAGTGTCGGGCATGACACAAGAAGatgaaatttaagaaaaaaaggcGACGCCGTTTTCATAgtgttttttgtggcgttttttaaaaaacgcctCTAATGCccttttttgtggcgtttttttaaaaaacgccactaatctcttaattttcatatttatttttatttgttataatttggaagccataataattaattaatgatagtcaatatttaataatatatat is part of the Gossypium arboreum isolate Shixiya-1 chromosome 5, ASM2569848v2, whole genome shotgun sequence genome and harbors:
- the LOC108453600 gene encoding ribosome biogenesis protein WDR12 homolog, producing the protein MEDIRLCEGVQKGTSTLVFQFSSHSYWIPACKWHNTFPLYLLSSSYDGKVMLWDLRTAEKSTTLDCGPRTICRRHIMTSSYLYECLWEALQQRIRMILINMQLTPYVL